In the Neodiprion virginianus isolate iyNeoVirg1 chromosome 2, iyNeoVirg1.1, whole genome shotgun sequence genome, attcgtTTGCAGATATGTCCACATTTTTTCAGCCgcatttcaaaaaattgattatcaCAGTATCCTGAAAATATCCAATTTCTCTCATAAATCCATTccagtttttcataacgtgGTTCTGAAAAACCAGTGCTATGATATCTTCAGATGCGTGGTACaataaagtattgaaaaaatatgagttTTCTTTACAAATTGGTCGGATTTTAACCTCGATCTCGACGTGACCAGAAACTATCAGAAACTTGACtactcgaaatttttcacattttaacagaaaatcaatttccgaAACAATACGCGTCCTTTCCAGCTCTATAAAATTCCTTGAAATCCCTCAGGCATTGTCAAAATAACTCAAACTATACGATAAATAATACCTAATTTTTCTCGATAACTACGTCTAAGAAATTTTCCAGGCTTGTTTTCACTAGAAAAAGGTGTAGAACACGACACATTGAATTCATGGTTAAAACAGGAAGTTTTTCTTTAACGCACGCATAACGGCAACTTTCAGGCGGCATGCGACAGTGCATCCAAGGAAACCGACTTGGAAGCTCCGCGTGGTTTGTACCTGGCCATCTTCTTGCTCGCTCAGCTGTTACACGGGGCTGGAGCTGCGCCGCTTTTCACTCTTGGAGTGACGTACATTGATGAAAATGTCTCGAAGAAAATGTCTTCGGTTTACCTTGGTACGGTTGGCACAAGCTATATAAGGTAAGCGTACCAGTTATTGGCCCTGTCCTAATTATTGACGTTTTTTGGTCGTATCTGTTCGATCGTTGATTctaaaatgatcaaaaaattaatttatcgaACCCTCTAGTAATACGTTTTATTCATCGagaaatttacattttttgccgtcgatttataattttagaaaataaaagggtcaataattggctttaaacgtgtcaataactggtacacttacttTACGGTGAGTTTTTCTAACAGCGAAACGATCCGCGCGCCTGATACGCAGGCAACCGGATGAGCATGAGCTGTAACTCCGGTTGTCTGAATCAGGCGCACGAACCGTTTCGCTGTTAGAAAAACTCACGGTATAATGCAACGGTTCTGGTCTGACGATCATTGGATTACTGTGACTACGTATCCGCCACCACGTTCACTCATGCAGACTGCAGAAATTGCATGATCAAGTTATAATTGCTTTGAGCGTACTTGTACACacgtattataaaatattgattcTAGGTATTTACTACACCATGGCTATACTCGGACCAGCCTTGGGATACGTCATCGGAGGCGAATTACTCCAAATTTATACCGACTTCCTCGTCGTCGACCCAGCCTCGtgagtaaatttgaaattcacgaAACGTCTAGTCATTCTATGGTTTATTTGTTATCTTTCAGGCCTGCggcgaagaaaaaagacaaaaattgtaattgtcaaaatatttattcaacacCATACATTATAGTTCCAGCAATTACAAAGTTCAGGGTAGTTGTtacaaaaacagaaaatcaatttttccacTCCGTGTAACAGTGTAGGTAGAAAAAGAATCGTGATGCGTGTCACGTCTTATCGCGTTACATCCAAACGTGGCTGAATTTGACGGAGATTGATGATGAGCACATTATAAACATTTGATCCATCTATATGGATGAGGGCGAAAAATTTCCATGTGTACAGGGAAAGGAATTGTGAATCACTTGCGAATTGTGATTGGCCGAAACTAGATTTTCGCTGGGTACTGAATAATAGTAATGACATCAGAGATGTAATCATTCGCTCCGTCACGTTCGATCGCGGTCTGATAAACTGTGGATTACACTGACCTGCGGGATTGGGGTAATATAAGCTACGGATATACGCGAGTTTTGTAAGGGTGGAAATGAACGCCCTTCcgcaaatgaaaatttgagccTATGGTAAACACCTTGTATTATTCCCATTATCGGATATGTCACTACGAGTCGTAGCAATGGATGGTTGCGACGAGGGGACGTTGATATTACCGAATGGGGATGACGGTGGGAAATTTCCACTTCTCTTCCCTCGGGCGGTAGATATTTACGCGTGCGATATTTACCCAGAGAATACCTGGAAGCACATAGAAAcctgcatgtatgtatacatgtgtgttTATTAGGGTAGTCGTTATATGGTCGTTTCCGACTTTGTTGATCCTATGGGCTAAAATGtctcgaaataattttttttaatgtagcTGAAATCTGAGGTTCCCATCtcaatttttagttccgtCTCAAAgcctttgaattttcaattcacgattcattttttttgctactGATGTGTTGCGTCAAAAAACCTGCATCGTAGTAAATTTCACATCCATGAACGTAGGTATTCCATGACGATTTTAGAATCTTAGACAAAAAAACGACATCAAAACGGTTAAAGTTTCATATTCGATTAGCATTAGATTTTTGGTATTTCACTGTCTATTTTTGCCTCCTCAAATACGTTGATTTTACATCGAATACTCACGTCTACAGGTAAGAAATTTCCTAAGGTGCACGTTTTTTAACACACCACATtggtagaaaaagaaattaaccGTGAATTGCTAAAAATCCCGTCTTGTTTACATGAGTAGATTCAGAAACCTTGgggcaaaattcaaaattgaaataggAGCCTAGAGTTGTAGCGGcaattggatgaaaaaaatatttcacaatacTTTAGTCCATGCGTGCGACCAAATTCGAAAATGACCATATCAAACATAGTGCAGCTAGTATATTATCACGTTGAGATAATCTCAATGTCAATACAACAAAAATACTAATGTCAATGTTAAGAAGTTAAAAGTCAATGCCAATACAATAAAAGTACTAATTGAAGGCCTAGTTAGAACGTTTCTTTTGATTTGTTGGATTTCTGTTCAAAAAATagatcaaaaatatttttgcgaaTTATCCGAATAGAGAGAAATGAATTGTCGTTTCCATTTCGTCTGCTCGATGTCCTCTGAATTGTTGTACAATGCTCATAGCATCATCAACGAGCGAGAATATCAGCTGCAGCATTTTCCTGACGATGAGCGATGGATCTAAAACAGCTGTGTAAAATTTCAGGACGGTTAGTCAGCTCTTTTAGGTCCCATCAATCAATTCGCCCCGGTTCCTTGACTAACGATTGGGCGTAGAGTGTAAAAAGTTGATGGTTACACACTAATCCTGTAGCCGTAATGAATTAGCAGATTTTGCTAAGCTATATGGGCCTtatatattttgcaaattttcgcaatttcgcTCACGGGTTTGTCAAATCACGGTATAAGTTCCTCGAAATATATTTgtgagcaaaaaaatttccacataACTTTGCGTAAAGAGTGTAATGTCAACATACGGCGTGGTTAGGGAACATGGCGTCGAGGTTATTGATCAACTGATCCAACGTTTGGGCATAATGTCTCCATTATGAAAGCACAGAAAACATTACGCAGGCTGttgtacttttattttctgacATTGAATCGATGTAGGATAAAATATGGGACGTAGAGCCGCTTTTATGATTGAATGCAACGGCAATTGCATATGTTGGAAGGCATTGAAGAGTTGTAGAATAATATTGGATTATACATGTGAATATCTCATTACACCGGGTGATCGCCTAACGACATATAAATCATAATTTAATTCGGAGCAGATCGAAGCTACGCAATTGGTTTTAATCATAGATATAGGTACAAAATCGATTTGAACGTGCTGAACGTGCAAAAAATCAACCATCTGTGATTAATTAGGGTGGGCATGACACCGGATAGTAACGTCTGGATCGGTGCATGGTGGATCGGTTTCCTAGCAGCAGGATTGATATCCTTGGTTATAGCTATTCCGCTGTTGGCTTTTCCGCCAAGTCTGCCAGGTGAGGATACAAATACATTTTGATACTTTAATTAGAAAGTTTATGCCAAGCCTCTGCATTCGACGAAGGTTTCTGCAAGACtagaaatttgataaaaagttttttaaaaagttgCCTGGTAATCGAACAGTTGAatctttttaaatatttccaCCCAGAAAAAGGTTCAATTTCTTCGAATTATTCCGAGTGCTTGACAGTTGAAAGTTTATCAAAGATCACCTTTTATCAGAAATTTCTTCACAGGATCAGAAGAGTTGGCAAAGGAACGAGTTTCCGAAGCGCACGTGTGTCAATCTGATACACCTTCATCTGCGGGGACTGGTGGAGTGGAGGTTTTCACAAAACTTAAGGAGCTGCCTAAAGCTCTGACGGCTCTCCTTAAGAATCCGGCATTTTTTATGCTAAACTTGGCTGGGGCAAGCGAAGGACTTCTCATTGCCGGGTTCGCCGCCTTTCTACCCAAGCTTATTGAAAATCAGTTCAGCGTCACTGCCAGTTCGGCGGCTTTGCTTATGGGTAAGGTACTCTAATGTGCAGCCATCGACTACTCGCTCGCCTATTCTACCGGAAAATTTCAACCCACGAGCTGGCAACCGGAAAACTTTCACCTCTATAATACCTTGTGCTTTACCGTTTTATATGTATTTAATGTACTGACTAAATGTTGTATTTAACAATGAAGGTTGGTTTTACAATATCTCCAGAAAATGGGCTTGAACACAAAAATGTTCTCTTTTACAGGCGAAACGAACGGTACAATTAcctattaaatattgtaagTTGGTGCAAGATCTCGTCAGAGCGTCGACACTAAAATTTCTTAGTAAAACCATCAAGTATCGCCCTCGATACTGTACATCTTCTGgaggcaaaatttttttccccaatacacggtttgaaaatttgattttcgaagCCTGTAGAGCGTACGTAAGGTACCCCACTTGTAAACAGTACGGTAAAACGAGGCTGGCGCATGCGCAACTTCCGATAGCTTCATTTTATGCACGGAAATTAAGCACCACCAATGGTGTCATTAGACTGAGCTCATCCTAACGCTTACGCGTTTAGGTTGTCATGAGGACGAACTAATGCTCCTGGACCTCTTGATTGCTCTTGATCTACttctttcaaattattgtGTTAGTTTCACTTTCTTCTGAAATTAAacttgtgttgaaaaaaatcgtatgtCACACACGTGCGGATGGGCGATGCTGACTCGTATACACCTTTGTGGCACACCCTGCAAATTTCACACTCGATGGAAATCGCTCACTCTCGCACTTGAAACACAATATGCTATtgtataaaatcatttttccgaGATATTCCGTAGATTTATTTGATATAGGACACCCATTATTTTACTCCATATCGATTTAATAGAATATCACAAAATGGAAGACCAACAGCCTACGGGACGTTTTCTCTATCTTGATATCTATTGAATTTGTCTAAAACGATTAGCTGATTACCTATATCAACGCCAGATAACTTTAGCCACGCTCAAATTCGTATATTCTCcgacaaaaattattgtaaatgtgaATGACTTTTAGGAACTTTGTATCAATATCTGAATTCTACAATCAGTGCGAAAACATAACTTGAGCAAATCtacgaaaaaaagttaatatttctttaaaatttctaaaaatttctcattccTCTAGTTTTACTGAAAACATTATGCACATAGACATATAtccgaaatttttcagttgcaattgagaaaaattaatttcaactacTTTTTCATCAGAAAGTCATCTCAATTTTCCATAATGCGGTACTTACCGTCAATGGAAAGTGAAATAACCAAaggatatgaattttttcaaaatctttgtACATGTTACATAACAGTACGCAATTTTTCCTAAAACTGTCCGAGAATAGGGTgcatttttgagaaatttctaAACATAATTACAAGAAATTTGTGAGAATGTTTTTCGCCTGGGCTTATTGCCACCAGTTGGCGTCTATTGAATATTTGAGGACCCAGATATAGTTAAATTCTTTGTTTCAGGATTAGTCACGGTCCCAGCTGGAGGTGGAGGTACCTTCCTTGGCGGTTATCTGGTGAAGCACTGGAACCTTCAGTGCGCTGGCATCTTGAAGTTCTGTCTGATCGCCACGGCGGGTTGCATCGTTTTCACGATGTGCTTCGCTCTGAGTTGTGCAAACCTAGAGTTTGCTGGAGTGACGGTGCCCTACCACAACACGGCTAGGTGTAACGCAATTGTCAATCTTTGTTTCTTCCTGTTTTTATTAAGCTCTTTGTACTCGAGGTTATTTCAGAAATAGGAAAAACATGAGTATTGTATCATACTGGTGTAGTTTTGGACTTGCTGCATTCGcttaaatttttcctcaaacgggaacagaaaaaaaatgacattaTTTCTCGTTTCTGTGTTGACTACGcatgcacaattttttcatgcctAGACCCATGTACATTTGCTGCTAAActgataatttcaaaaaagaatatttcgttttcaattattcttttagaattttttcagagcTCAAAATTATCTGTTAGCAGTTTTGGAGTAATCTTTTCAAGTCTGTCGATATACATTTAAATTCATTCTACGTCAAAACTTGCGTGCGGAATAATAAGCGACGATGATAAATCTGATGGAAACACTTTCACTTCAGGCttatactttcaatttttcttctaggAAGCCATTGTCTCTGGAAAGCAGCTGCAACATTGGATGCGGATGTTCGAAATCAGAATTTGACCCGCTTTGCGGTGCTGACGGAATTACGTATTATTCGCCGTGCCATGCCGGGTGCCATGATGAAATGCCGATCAATGACTTGAAAGTGAGTGTCGAATCAGCATATTTGATAGTACGCCTAATCATGTTGAATCActgttttcttcttcaacgatatgaaatttttacttgaGTGGTTTCATAAAAATACAATATCTATATGAAAAACCATTTGTATAGGACTGTCCTTCGAGCTTTCGAATcattactaacaataagttatcgccgtatttttattttaacgccATAGATTTACAACAATTGCAATTGCATCCACGGCCCGTCAGCGAATCTCTCGATATATGGCGGTTCTGAGCACGTGACTTACGAGGCAATAAACACAACGTGCCCTAGTGCTTGTGGCCATCTGTGGCCCTTCGTGATACTCGCCTTCTGCAACATGTTTCTGACATTCCTCTGCACTATGCCTGCCCTGTCATCGACGCTCAGAGTCGTCCACGACGAGGAACGGTCATTTGCCCTGGGCATACAGTGGATCAAGGTTCGAGTCCTCGGAACCATACCAGCCCCCATGATTTTCGGCACCCTGATTGACGAGACTTGCATCCTTTGGCATGAGTCGTGCGAGGGCAGAGGGGCTTGCCTCGTTTACGACAATCGGTACATGAGTCGGTGAGCAGTTTTGTTTATTTGCCCGTATTTTTGCTTGCACATAATTCAATTCATGACAGATCAGCCGTATAAAGTCACCTATAAGACGCCATTTCGCGGCAGTGAATATACCTACCACACTGGCTTTCAGACGCCTCGTATTTAAGTATAAAAGTCATTTTCCACCGCATGTTTTACTCTATATCGAAGCAAAAGCACACAATCAAAGTCCAACAGCTTGAAACAGTGTTTTTTGGCCCTTGGTACTTGCCAAATTTACTATAGGCGATCAGCTGATGGTTTTCCTCGACGCCATATTGTTCTAACTATTCTTGCATTGATTGTGAGGTTACAGCGTGGGAATGATTTGCattatgtttctttttctagGTACATGTTAGCTCTGGCGTTCATAGGTAAAGCAGCATCccttctatttttctttatgGCATGGTGGTTCTATGTACCGCCAGGGGGAAGAAGAATTACTACGGAAAATAGGCAGGAGACCGTTTCGACTGTGGCGCTGAGCGAACCGATCGAAGTTGTGCAGCTATCAAATCAGAAAATTTCGTCGGCTATAGAATCGTAATGATtatgatattgaaaatgattttatacaatattagAAATTCATGAACATTTGACCAAAAAACAGATATgttaagaaatgaaaatttcaattcttttcatacattttaaatcattttataTAACTCCACTATTATATAGGCATATTATGTGTGtaaactattattattattgttagcgCATGATCTCCGGAATGATTCATAACTCTAAAATAGAATTGTAGGTCGACATAATATGTTGTTCATTATTGTGTGGAAAATAACTAATTATTGAGTATCTATTTCGAATGCACACACGTACTCACAACCTATACATAAGTATCTAgtattataatgtataatgatttATACTGTACGTAAACCGATAATTTTATGATACCTCCGAcacaaaaatcaatgaatgtCGAGCAAAGTAAAATGTTTATTGCTACTCGAAACAGAAACTTATCTCACAGAGTTTTCCGTCGCATTTCTttacttgaaataaaaatttctgtttacATATTGTATAACCAGAACTGTCGGTACAATCTGTCACCTAAGTGCTTGTGTCACCTAAATGGCTACGTCATgccaataattatttatacagcGAATACCAAGCAAAGGATATTGAATATACGTTAAAAAGTACGGTGCAGACAATTGATCTGAACCTCGATGGAAAGCCCTTTAAATAAGTGAACTGGCATTGCTCTAACTCCGTAAGTATGAGATATTATTGTTAATGTAATTTTTAAGATGCTTTTGTTAACATGAGATTTTGTTCTACCTACGGATGGATAATTTACAAAAGACACTAtcgacaaataatttttacaaaatcgtGACTGATAACTGCCTCAAGAATTTAGAAAACTACAAGTTTCATTCTTCGATTagcgaagtaaaaaaaattcgtaacaGTCACATTTCATTAcagcaaataattttttctttcatcatcGCAGAGagaatgaatataatatgtatcaTGTATGTTGCCTCTATTTCTTATGTTTAAAATACGCCTGAacatttcaattgaatttcttccTAAATCGAACTGTGTAATGACTGCGTGTGTTCACGACTTGATGAATGTTAATCGTCGCTGACTAGTTATATAAAATGAATAGTACAGGGTTATATCTATTGATAAATTCTGAGTTTACTTTAAAACTATAAGTTTACGAAATTTCGAATCGACGGATCCTGATATTCACACGGGTTCCAGCTGTACAATGAACGCCTGACTATAAGAAGCCCCCACAAACCAACCAATTGTGAAAGTTTCGAATTCCGAATACACTAACAAAGTACCGTCGATGTAAGCTTTCACTAATTCCATAACTACCAATGACCAATCGTCTGTCATGTGGCCTCTTGGTCTAGGGGTATGATTCCTGCTTTGGGTGCAGGAGGTCCCGGGTTCAAATCCCGGAGGGGCCCTTTTTTGTGCACGTAAAACTCTGCCATCTTCGTCCCAGACGAGCGGCGGCTTAAAAGAATCAGTAGACTCGCTATGAAAAGGGTTTCCAATTTTCCTTTCTTACTAACAAACTTAGTTAGCTATATATTAAACCTTTGGGACTGGTGTGAGATGTTATTGGTGTTAGAATATATGGTCATGATTGTGTAGGAAATTGAgacaaattcgaaaaattggtacGGATCGATTACTTTTATGCTTGCTGTTGATAATTCTCACTCGCATGCTATATAGTCAGTCTTCATGGTCCTTACTGACCGCGTTAAATATCAGTTGTTTTTATGTATTATCAAGGCCTACGCATCACCAACGTGAAAATGCCGCAGTTAACGGAATTCTACACACTATAATGAATACAGATTTCCAGATCAAATTTTGTAGCACGCattaacaataatttcgaGAAATGTATTTCTGTAGCTGAATTACCATACTTATTGCAGGACTACATTTTCCGGCGTTATTCTAACATGaaacaaaaagtttttttggACATGTTGTTCGGTATTGCATATAGAATTGCGCTGACTGTGGTATTTTTACATCAGTAATTCATAGCTTCGGCAATAGACAAAATAAGTAACATTCAATGTCGCAGTGAGTAAGGACGGTGTCCCTGGTAGCATTTTTTAAGGAGGTGCCCTGGtagatttcgacgttgacgtatatgtatatctccaaatattAAAGTcaacgtatctcaaacgcaaaGAAGCACTTGATCATCCCATCATATACGcgattctgaacaaaaacaccgTAACTGATTTTCGTTTgatgcagaaataaagaaatggcacggattctacgaaatcgcaataTTCAATTAAGCATGCACCCTTTAGTTTTTTTGACACCAAAGCGCTGTACAGAATGATTAAAGGCACATTTTCAGAGTAACGCGAAAATAATCCGTAATTTAATAGAGACGTGGTCTTGGGACAATATATTGTTTATACATGCGTGATCGAGAGCCAAGCAATGCTACACGGTCGGTAAAACAAGCACCATGCTTAAACTCCTTAAGAGCATACGACGAAAATATTGGAAGAGCATTTTCCTGCGACAATATTTAGTCCCGTGGGATTGGAGTAAACTGTGAGAGCAGCTTCACGAATAAAAAGATTCATAACACGTAATAAtcactgcaaaaaaaaaagtaaactatTACGCCACGTGAGAACGTGAACCGTACTTTACATCTCCTGATGTAAACATGACCCAAAAACAGTGTAGTGAGGTACTCCGGATTATACAACTTCCAAACCTGCACATATAGCCTAAAAATAACTCTGCCGATAATGAAAGGACCGTCGGATGAACCGCAGAGATGGCAGCAGGAGCCGCGAAGTGGCATGGTGATAAAGTCAAaattgcgcatgcgcagagcTCGAGACGCAGTCAGggaggcaggcaggcaggcgaCATACCGTCAAAGCCATAGCTATAAGTCTATGGTCAAAGCAAAAACACAGCTGGTCGGTCTACGTCTCTGAACTTTGACGGTGCCGATGGGAAGTCCAAATGATGCGGAAGTGTTACACTGTAGTTTGCGCACCGAAATTCGCATCGTTATCGTCCGCCGCGTCTCGTGCAGCATCTAAATATCCTGGCATTTTTGTGATTTGTGCCTAATGCCCGCGACCAGTTTGTGATACCTCGTCCCGTGTCCTCGGTGTGGTGATAATCCGTAATTCCTTCTCTCCTCTCGCTTATTCCTCGGTTTTTCTCCCGTTTATCCCTaatcggttttttttcgtCTACTATTTTATGCGTTCGTGTTTACCTTCGGAACGGGACAATCGGCAGTTTCTCTCCTCCCACACAAAGGAACCCTCAAGGCATCTGCGCTGGCCTCTGTTCTTTGATGGTGAGTGAGTTTTTGCTACGAACAATAATTCCTAATTGAATGCCAATATTTTGAACTAAACGGCCCTATCCCATCTTATTCTTTTAACCTTGGATGAAATTCCCGTTTCttgtatctctctctctctttctctctctctctctctctctctctcccccttctgtctctctttctctctctgtctctacGATCGAACGTGTCTGGATTGTGTGCGGCATGTACAGTACGATCGACAAAGAGTTCGGAATATCCAGAACAGCCAGCTAACTGTATCCTTGGATGGGATTAAAAGTTGACTAGCTTCCTTCGCTGCTTCTCTGTGTAGTCGAAATTTCTATCCCCGATCGAGTTTTAAAGTCCAGCAGCTGATCCTGtcgagaaaaacaatttcacgGAACGgtgaatgaattgaaattaattggtTTTCCAATAACACTTCTTGTCAGTCAGATTTCGGTTTCGCTCtaaagaaagagaaacaaTTCTAAGGGAATCCTCATATCCAATTTGTTTAGTATTATCGTTGTTTGTAGAATACACAGGCATCAAAATAGATGGATAATGTTTCAGATCTGCGCCACAAATATTACGTATTTTCAAGTTCAACTTGTCGAAGAACAAAACTCAAATTTTCTTCAGCATGTTTAGctacgtgttttttttttttttttttgttttcttttcctttttcttattttactgaaatttgaagaaaacgtTTAAAGCAAATATTATGTGACAAAATTCTTGAAAGTTGTTAGCTACTAAAAGGCAAAGATCTTTCAAAACAACGAgaggtgaatttgaaaaatgatgaaaatcgtaataaaaataattattgaaatgcATTTATTGTGTAAAACCAATCAAGAAACGGTCCAACGAATAGATGTGGGAAAAAAAGTATACAGaaagttttacaaaattatgatTCATAGTAAATTTCTGCGACTTCTTTTCCCATTGCTAAAACGTTTTTCCGCGATTCTGTGAATTAGGCTGAACAAATGGTGTCACTTATCGCGATTGTCAAATACAATGAGAAAATACCAAGTCAGACCAGACGAGAACACGTAATTTCAATTGCTGCATGTATTTGCATAACAGCATCGATGATGTGGCCAGGCCAGCCAGCTTGGGCCTTGATTGGCGGTTAATTGTGGTATTTAGAGTATATTTAGAGCCGAAGGATTTGTGCAGTCAACAACAGGGTTGGAGGCTGAAAATTGGCCAATCATTCTTCCTTCGACCAATATCGtcattgtttgattttttgatctCTAATTAAACAACTCTGTGCCAAGATCGGAAAAATAATATCCCTCTTACTTACACGctaattacaattgtaattgtgTTCGTAATATTATGTGACGTTTTCACTTAGACGCATGTGTGTTATAGATCTGAAGATATAAGTGCGCGTTTAACGTCGATGATTCATTGAAGTGCACACGATCATTGTATCCATATTTGCATGCAATATGACAACATTTGAGCTAGATATCTCCGCATGTCGAATTTCCACGTTCGTCGTTTTATTCTTCGCTGCCTCCAAACTTATCGGTAGTGTTTAACTACTTTCGTATCACATTAGGTATACACGTGAATCGGCAACAAAATTAGTTCTCGCCGGTTTATatcggtgaatttttcatcgttagGTATGgtattttttctaattttattatcaaGCTTGAAGATTAccttataattaaaaaaaggtAATTCAAACGTGAAAACCTGGACAATTGGCTTATTCTTTAAATGTTGAAGATttatgcaaaaatattttgtttcaaagatttcaacTTATGAAACAGATACTTATAAGTGAATCAGTCATatgtaaattgatttttctagTGGGTTTTAAATTAGTGATCGTAGGATCAACTTTCATATCTTAGATATCTAATCATAATCAATGtttttgagaaaacaaaacttttcatcatcatcgaaatcctgaaattaattcaagtctgaaacttttgaaaattagcacaacttcaaaacaattttgaacaataatTTGTAGTTTAGTTTGCAAAATATAAGTATGTTTGCTGTATTatgatttactgaatttcagacaatcctaTAAAATTTGCTAAATACCGAGgttatcgaaaaattgttatcaaGCCCGGCGAGCGTCTGAAATTTCCCAATTATAGAATTTGCAAAATCTGGCGGAAagagaaataacaaaaataatattaagtaatgCCAGAAAGTGTTTATCAATCCTTCAAGTCCGTCATCCGCTTCggttgaataaaagaaaaatttcttctgcGAAATATTATTCTGGGTCAAAATATGTGAAACACGGCCGTTTAGAAAAACTCTTTTAATTCTCGTAGTTAagtaaatacattttttat is a window encoding:
- the LOC124297659 gene encoding solute carrier organic anion transporter family member 4A1 isoform X1, whose translation is MRDKFAFSNSAMSSDVLETVSANIPSETFPDNLPKKPEARLEIDNETLPPENTAVQQKCGWFWLRPNCLQKFRTAKWALFWLCWAGAVQGMVVNGFVNVVITTIERKFGLRSSETGLIAGGYDIASFLLLVPITYLGGRSNASKPRYIGIGVLVLSLGCLLFASPHFLVGTYRAGRQYENLCQRVTNTSALQTAACDSASKETDLEAPRGLYLAIFLLAQLLHGAGAAPLFTLGVTYIDENVSKKMSSVYLGIYYTMAILGPALGYVIGGELLQIYTDFLVVDPASVGMTPDSNVWIGAWWIGFLAAGLISLVIAIPLLAFPPSLPGSEELAKERVSEAHVCQSDTPSSAGTGGVEVFTKLKELPKALTALLKNPAFFMLNLAGASEGLLIAGFAAFLPKLIENQFSVTASSAALLMGLVTVPAGGGGTFLGGYLVKHWNLQCAGILKFCLIATAGCIVFTMCFALSCANLEFAGVTVPYHNTARKPLSLESSCNIGCGCSKSEFDPLCGADGITYYSPCHAGCHDEMPINDLKIYNNCNCIHGPSANLSIYGGSEHVTYEAINTTCPSACGHLWPFVILAFCNMFLTFLCTMPALSSTLRVVHDEERSFALGIQWIKVRVLGTIPAPMIFGTLIDETCILWHESCEGRGACLVYDNRYMSRYMLALAFIGKAASLLFFFMAWWFYVPPGGRRITTENRQETVSTVALSEPIEVVQLSNQKISSAIES
- the LOC124297659 gene encoding solute carrier organic anion transporter family member 4A1 isoform X2, which codes for MRMVLAEAELSAKVSHSEMGTFLALLGRRSARYIGIGVLVLSLGCLLFASPHFLVGTYRAGRQYENLCQRVTNTSALQTAACDSASKETDLEAPRGLYLAIFLLAQLLHGAGAAPLFTLGVTYIDENVSKKMSSVYLGIYYTMAILGPALGYVIGGELLQIYTDFLVVDPASVGMTPDSNVWIGAWWIGFLAAGLISLVIAIPLLAFPPSLPGSEELAKERVSEAHVCQSDTPSSAGTGGVEVFTKLKELPKALTALLKNPAFFMLNLAGASEGLLIAGFAAFLPKLIENQFSVTASSAALLMGLVTVPAGGGGTFLGGYLVKHWNLQCAGILKFCLIATAGCIVFTMCFALSCANLEFAGVTVPYHNTARKPLSLESSCNIGCGCSKSEFDPLCGADGITYYSPCHAGCHDEMPINDLKIYNNCNCIHGPSANLSIYGGSEHVTYEAINTTCPSACGHLWPFVILAFCNMFLTFLCTMPALSSTLRVVHDEERSFALGIQWIKVRVLGTIPAPMIFGTLIDETCILWHESCEGRGACLVYDNRYMSRYMLALAFIGKAASLLFFFMAWWFYVPPGGRRITTENRQETVSTVALSEPIEVVQLSNQKISSAIES